In Halogeometricum sp. S1BR25-6, a single genomic region encodes these proteins:
- a CDS encoding acetamidase/formamidase family protein — MSYDVDHDLSDDDENVHHVWDNSLEPLVTVEPGDVVRFECRDALDGQVGPDSGVDDLANATFDPVHPLTGPVAVEGAEPGDVLAVELLDFEHKGWGFTGFMPGEMGLGLLPEEFEEAGLHIWELEEDVAHFVDGIEVPLDMFPGIIGVAPGEDGEHDTLPPYDTGGNMDVKHMTKGSTVYLPVEVEGGLFSTADCHAAQGDGEVCVTGIEAPMYVTARFDVLKDKSIEQPQLKTTGPFTPTGSDEPMYATTGIAPDLMEATKKAVRHMIDHLEAERDLTRGEAYILCSAAVDLKISEVVDAPNWTVTAYVPDSIFPDE; from the coding sequence ATGTCATACGACGTCGACCACGACCTGTCCGACGACGACGAGAACGTCCACCACGTCTGGGACAACAGTCTCGAACCGCTCGTGACCGTCGAACCCGGCGACGTCGTGCGCTTCGAGTGCCGCGACGCCCTCGACGGGCAGGTGGGGCCGGACTCCGGAGTGGACGACTTGGCGAACGCGACGTTCGACCCCGTCCACCCGCTGACCGGCCCCGTCGCCGTCGAGGGCGCGGAACCGGGCGACGTGCTCGCCGTCGAACTCCTCGATTTCGAACACAAGGGTTGGGGATTCACCGGGTTCATGCCCGGCGAGATGGGCCTCGGCCTCCTCCCCGAGGAGTTCGAGGAGGCCGGCCTCCACATCTGGGAGTTGGAAGAGGACGTGGCCCACTTCGTAGACGGTATCGAAGTGCCGCTTGACATGTTCCCCGGCATCATCGGCGTGGCGCCCGGCGAGGACGGCGAACACGACACGCTCCCGCCGTACGACACCGGCGGCAACATGGACGTCAAACACATGACGAAAGGGTCGACGGTGTACCTCCCCGTCGAAGTCGAGGGGGGCCTGTTCTCGACGGCGGACTGCCACGCTGCGCAGGGCGACGGCGAAGTCTGCGTAACGGGGATAGAGGCGCCGATGTACGTCACCGCTCGGTTCGACGTGCTGAAGGACAAGTCCATCGAGCAGCCGCAACTGAAGACGACGGGTCCGTTCACGCCCACCGGCTCGGACGAACCGATGTACGCGACGACGGGCATCGCACCCGACCTGATGGAGGCGACGAAGAAGGCGGTCAGACACATGATAGACCACCTCGAAGCCGAACGCGACCTGACGCGCGGGGAGGCGTACATCCTCTGCTCGGCGGCCGTCGACCTGAAGATAAGCGAAGTCGTCGACGCGCCGAACTGGACCGTGACGGCGTACGTTCCCGACAGCATCTTCCCCGACGAGTGA
- the fba gene encoding class II fructose-bisphosphate aldolase — protein MPFYGGSELDKVYDDALDEGFGLIASNIAEPNIMMGLIEGAARENSDLLMQLSGGAATFAGHEDDVSGLKAMGEYIEVIADQYDIGVFLNMDHQSDMEFIEAQMDLEIPSSIMIDASHEPFEENVATSKEVVEMKEEKGADVLIEAELGQIKGVEDEVESEEAFYTDPEQAVEFVDRTGCDLLAISVGTQHGVAKGKDLELRPDLAGDIRQALRDHGLDTPLVLHGSSGVQPDQLQEMLQHGICKVNKDTRYQYEYTRTAFDHYREDSEAIVPPEGVDDDRDTFFNETEWSPNKDVFDPRVAGRKIRDRIADVHADLTHVSGSAGNSRYV, from the coding sequence GTGCCTTTCTACGGCGGTAGCGAACTCGACAAGGTGTACGACGACGCGCTGGACGAGGGATTCGGTCTCATCGCCTCGAACATCGCCGAACCGAACATCATGATGGGGTTGATAGAGGGAGCGGCCCGCGAGAACTCGGACCTCCTGATGCAGTTGTCGGGCGGCGCCGCGACCTTCGCCGGGCACGAGGACGACGTCTCGGGCCTGAAGGCGATGGGCGAGTACATCGAGGTCATCGCCGACCAGTACGACATCGGCGTGTTCCTCAACATGGACCACCAGTCCGACATGGAGTTCATCGAGGCGCAGATGGACCTCGAAATCCCCTCCTCCATCATGATCGACGCCTCGCACGAACCGTTCGAGGAGAACGTCGCCACGAGCAAGGAAGTCGTCGAGATGAAAGAGGAAAAGGGCGCAGACGTGCTTATCGAGGCCGAACTCGGCCAGATAAAGGGCGTCGAGGACGAGGTCGAATCGGAGGAGGCGTTCTACACCGACCCCGAGCAGGCCGTCGAGTTCGTTGACCGGACGGGCTGTGACCTCTTAGCCATCTCCGTCGGCACCCAGCACGGCGTGGCGAAGGGCAAGGACCTCGAACTCCGCCCGGACCTCGCGGGCGACATCCGGCAGGCCCTGCGCGACCACGGTCTCGACACGCCCCTCGTCCTGCACGGCTCCTCGGGGGTCCAACCCGACCAACTGCAGGAGATGCTCCAGCACGGCATCTGCAAGGTGAACAAGGACACGCGCTACCAGTACGAGTACACCCGAACCGCGTTCGACCACTACCGCGAGGACTCCGAGGCCATCGTTCCGCCGGAGGGCGTCGACGACGACCGGGACACCTTCTTCAACGAGACGGAGTGGTCGCCGAACAAGGACGTGTTCGACCCCCGCGTCGCCGGTCGGAAGATACGCGACCGCATCGCCGACGTGCACGCGGACCTGACGCACGTCTCCGGCAGCGCCGGCAACAGCCGGTACGTCTGA
- a CDS encoding mandelate racemase/muconate lactonizing enzyme family protein translates to MKDYSQLHDPNAEYTMRELSADTMQVTAKRGGGRDVKITDVQTTMIDGNFPWTLVRIYTDAGIVGTGEAYWGAGVPELIQRMKPFLIGENPLDIDRLFEHLVQKMSGEGSVEGVTVTAISGIDVALHDLAGKILEVPAYQLLGGKYRDKVRVYCDCHTADEADPQACADEAERVVDELGYDALKFDLDVPSGLEKDRANRHLRPGEIRHKVDIVEAVTERVKDRADVAFDCHWTFSGGSAKRLANALEGLDIWWLEDPVPPENLDVQEEVTKSTSVPITVGENRYRVTEERRLIENQAVDIIAPDLPKVGGMRETRKIADVANQYYVPVAMHNVSSPVATMASAQVGAAIPNSLAVEYHSYELGWWEDLVEETVIEDGYIEIPEKPGLGVTLDMDVVEEHMVDNEELFDEE, encoded by the coding sequence ATGAAGGACTACTCACAGCTACACGACCCGAACGCGGAGTACACGATGCGGGAACTCTCGGCCGACACGATGCAGGTCACCGCGAAGCGCGGGGGCGGCCGCGACGTGAAGATAACGGACGTCCAGACGACGATGATCGACGGGAACTTCCCGTGGACGCTGGTCCGCATCTACACCGACGCCGGCATCGTCGGGACGGGCGAGGCGTACTGGGGCGCGGGCGTTCCGGAACTCATCCAGCGGATGAAGCCGTTCCTCATCGGCGAGAACCCCCTCGACATCGACCGCCTGTTCGAGCACCTCGTCCAGAAGATGTCCGGCGAGGGCTCCGTCGAAGGCGTCACCGTCACGGCCATCTCCGGCATCGACGTGGCGCTGCACGACCTCGCTGGTAAGATTCTGGAGGTTCCGGCCTACCAACTGCTCGGCGGCAAGTACCGCGACAAGGTGCGCGTCTACTGCGACTGCCACACCGCCGACGAGGCGGACCCGCAGGCCTGCGCGGACGAGGCCGAACGCGTCGTCGACGAACTCGGGTACGACGCGCTGAAGTTCGACCTCGACGTCCCGTCCGGCCTGGAGAAGGACCGCGCGAACCGCCACCTCCGCCCCGGCGAGATTCGACACAAAGTCGACATCGTCGAGGCCGTCACCGAGCGAGTGAAGGACCGCGCGGACGTCGCGTTCGACTGCCACTGGACGTTCTCGGGCGGGTCGGCGAAGCGTCTCGCGAACGCGCTCGAAGGTCTCGACATCTGGTGGCTCGAAGACCCCGTGCCGCCGGAGAACCTCGACGTGCAGGAGGAGGTCACGAAGTCCACCTCGGTGCCCATCACGGTGGGCGAGAACCGCTACCGCGTCACCGAAGAGCGACGCCTCATCGAGAACCAGGCGGTCGACATCATCGCGCCCGACCTGCCGAAGGTCGGCGGCATGCGCGAGACGCGGAAGATCGCGGACGTGGCAAACCAGTACTACGTCCCCGTGGCGATGCACAACGTCTCCTCGCCCGTGGCGACGATGGCCTCCGCGCAGGTCGGTGCGGCTATCCCGAACTCGCTGGCCGTCGAGTACCACTCCTACGAACTCGGCTGGTGGGAGGACCTCGTCGAGGAGACGGTCATCGAGGACGGCTACATCGAGATTCCGGAGAAACCGGGTCTCGGCGTGACGCTCGACATGGACGTCGTCGAAGAGCACATGGTCGACAACGAAGAACTGTTCGACGAGGAGTGA
- a CDS encoding MOSC domain-containing protein gives MDEIRGRVEQLWTSPEDGAPMEPHESVEAVEGGLRGDRYLRGTGHYSPYDVCEVTFVAWEALEEIREETDIDLTDGRHRRNIVVRGVGGDELHDLLKTTFRVGDATFRGTRPRPPCAHVERVAGEEGVARALKRKRGGICANVVEGGEVRVGDGLELIEEDPRTVGESIADRLKDAFGGD, from the coding sequence ATGGACGAGATTCGCGGCCGCGTCGAGCAGTTGTGGACGAGTCCCGAGGACGGCGCGCCGATGGAGCCTCACGAGTCGGTCGAGGCCGTCGAGGGCGGCCTGCGCGGCGACCGCTACCTCCGCGGCACGGGCCACTACTCGCCGTACGACGTCTGCGAGGTGACGTTCGTCGCGTGGGAGGCGCTGGAAGAGATTCGCGAGGAGACGGATATCGACCTGACCGACGGCCGGCACCGCCGGAATATCGTCGTCCGCGGCGTCGGCGGCGACGAACTCCACGACCTGCTGAAGACGACGTTCCGCGTCGGCGACGCGACGTTCCGCGGGACGCGCCCCCGCCCGCCCTGCGCGCACGTCGAACGGGTCGCCGGCGAGGAGGGCGTCGCGCGCGCCCTCAAGCGGAAGCGCGGGGGCATCTGCGCGAACGTCGTCGAGGGCGGTGAGGTTCGCGTCGGCGACGGACTCGAACTGATAGAAGAAGACCCGCGGACCGTCGGTGAGTCCATCGCGGACCGACTCAAGGACGCGTTCGGCGGGGACTAA
- a CDS encoding rubrerythrin family protein has protein sequence MDGESFRSAVEEEKRTQLDRLGSQQLLVALTDADLTRERVLEVAAASEHAACETFRGWADDEGDESARAVFAAVADQEDEHLRRVTDELDGAWEPDDEPGPMHGYLRGRESAVERVAGGMVGRPLVSLRTYNQLVGFFVNEADERTADVLRGLKAETAETLTEGLSLLESLCGSDEEWEAAEMVAGYTIQVAYDDYADALRGLGFDPRSVC, from the coding sequence ATGGACGGCGAGAGCTTCCGGTCGGCCGTAGAGGAGGAAAAGCGGACGCAGTTGGACCGACTCGGCTCCCAGCAACTGCTCGTCGCGTTGACGGACGCCGATCTGACGCGCGAACGCGTCCTCGAAGTGGCGGCGGCGAGCGAGCACGCCGCCTGCGAGACGTTCCGCGGGTGGGCCGACGACGAGGGTGACGAGTCGGCCCGCGCGGTGTTCGCCGCCGTGGCCGACCAGGAGGACGAGCACCTCCGGCGCGTGACCGACGAACTCGACGGCGCGTGGGAACCGGACGACGAACCGGGACCGATGCACGGCTACCTTCGCGGCCGCGAGTCGGCCGTCGAACGCGTCGCCGGCGGGATGGTCGGACGCCCCCTCGTCAGCCTGCGGACGTACAACCAACTCGTAGGCTTCTTCGTCAACGAAGCGGACGAACGGACGGCGGACGTCCTCCGCGGGTTGAAGGCGGAGACGGCGGAGACGCTGACCGAGGGACTCTCGCTCCTCGAATCGCTGTGCGGGAGCGACGAGGAGTGGGAGGCCGCCGAGATGGTCGCCGGCTACACGATTCAGGTGGCGTACGACGACTACGCGGACGCCCTGCGCGGACTGGGCTTCGACCCGAGGTCGGTGTGCTGA
- a CDS encoding 2Fe-2S iron-sulfur cluster-binding protein: protein MTEYTVEFVGTGESIQVSDKQTILKACIEEGIAQEYSCRVGMCLACSAEILEGDVTQPAARGLTDEEREDYALTCMARPQSDLKLERGVYPPSIENDASAAAPAADDD, encoded by the coding sequence ATGACCGAGTACACCGTCGAGTTCGTCGGGACGGGCGAGTCGATTCAGGTCTCCGACAAGCAGACCATCCTCAAAGCCTGCATCGAGGAGGGTATCGCGCAGGAGTACTCCTGCCGAGTCGGGATGTGTCTGGCCTGCTCCGCCGAGATTCTCGAGGGCGACGTGACCCAACCCGCCGCCCGCGGCCTCACCGATGAGGAGCGAGAGGACTACGCGCTGACGTGCATGGCGCGCCCGCAGAGCGACCTCAAACTGGAGCGCGGTGTCTACCCGCCGAGCATCGAGAACGACGCCTCGGCCGCCGCGCCCGCCGCGGACGACGACTGA
- a CDS encoding DUF5799 family protein — protein sequence MANWTDSIVGDRMTVDREFNERVAASEFSSQEWGLIMTATEFEIEHADDPDRARIVADTEKLPQIMPELKNVRSQMAQMGGAPSDSGTASSGGLFDSIKGALGFGDGAGAGAEAERQEAAERLVQEYAEELQRHLESKGKWERVRVAYQE from the coding sequence ATGGCTAACTGGACCGACAGCATCGTCGGAGACCGGATGACGGTCGACCGGGAGTTCAACGAACGCGTCGCCGCCTCGGAGTTCTCCAGTCAGGAGTGGGGACTCATCATGACGGCGACGGAGTTCGAAATCGAGCACGCCGACGACCCCGACCGCGCCCGCATCGTCGCCGACACGGAGAAACTCCCGCAGATCATGCCCGAACTGAAGAACGTCCGGTCGCAGATGGCCCAGATGGGCGGCGCGCCGAGCGACTCGGGGACGGCGTCCTCCGGCGGACTGTTCGACTCCATCAAGGGCGCACTCGGCTTCGGCGACGGCGCCGGCGCCGGCGCTGAGGCCGAGCGACAGGAGGCGGCCGAGCGACTGGTGCAGGAGTACGCCGAGGAGTTACAGCGTCACCTCGAATCGAAGGGAAAATGGGAGCGGGTCAGGGTCGCCTATCAGGAGTAG
- a CDS encoding MBL fold metallo-hydrolase, translating to MTPEGLHERLERGGSVSLLDVRNRDEHDAWHVDGEGVETTLVPYSKFMAAAARGDVAETAREAGLDPENPVVVVCGRGEASAFVADRLREAGFEAENLDDGMRGWARVYVSVVVPADVNAVIHQYRRPASGCLAYFVVSDSEAAVIDPLRQFTERYVTDAREYGADLVYALDTHVHADHVSGVRRLAAETDATAVYPEGARDRGLDVDAAAEFVADGDEIRVGDATLTAVHAPGHTSEMTAYRLGDMLFSGDSLFVESVARPDLEVGDEGATDAARQLYGTLRTVFDEFHDDVRVAPAHYGDAADRRTDGTYSAYLGDLRDGLPLLMLSEERFVEAVLSDMPPRPANYEDIIATNLGLSEVADAEAFELELGPNNCAVSQAD from the coding sequence ATGACTCCTGAGGGACTACACGAACGGCTCGAACGGGGTGGGTCGGTCTCTCTGCTCGACGTTCGGAACCGAGACGAACACGACGCGTGGCACGTCGACGGCGAGGGCGTCGAGACGACGCTCGTCCCGTACTCGAAGTTCATGGCTGCCGCGGCGCGCGGCGATGTCGCCGAGACCGCCCGGGAGGCCGGCCTCGACCCCGAGAATCCCGTGGTCGTCGTCTGCGGTCGCGGCGAGGCTAGCGCGTTCGTCGCCGACCGCCTCCGCGAGGCGGGTTTCGAGGCGGAGAACCTCGACGACGGGATGCGGGGGTGGGCGCGCGTCTACGTTTCGGTCGTCGTCCCGGCGGACGTCAACGCGGTGATCCACCAGTACCGCCGCCCCGCCAGCGGCTGTCTCGCCTACTTCGTCGTCTCGGACAGCGAGGCCGCGGTTATCGACCCGCTCAGACAGTTCACCGAACGCTACGTCACCGATGCTCGCGAGTACGGCGCCGACCTCGTCTACGCCCTCGACACGCACGTCCACGCCGACCACGTCAGCGGTGTCCGGAGACTCGCGGCGGAGACGGATGCGACCGCCGTCTATCCCGAAGGCGCCCGCGACAGGGGTCTCGACGTCGACGCCGCGGCGGAGTTCGTCGCCGACGGCGACGAGATTCGTGTCGGGGACGCGACGCTCACCGCCGTCCACGCCCCCGGACACACGAGCGAGATGACCGCCTACCGACTCGGCGACATGTTGTTCTCGGGCGACAGCCTGTTCGTCGAGAGCGTCGCCCGCCCCGACTTGGAGGTGGGCGACGAGGGGGCGACCGACGCCGCCCGGCAGTTGTACGGGACGCTCCGGACGGTGTTCGACGAGTTCCACGACGACGTCCGCGTCGCGCCGGCGCACTACGGCGACGCCGCCGACCGGCGGACCGACGGCACCTACTCCGCGTACCTCGGCGACCTCCGCGACGGCCTCCCGCTTCTCATGCTCTCCGAAGAGCGGTTCGTCGAAGCGGTGCTCTCGGATATGCCGCCCCGGCCGGCGAACTACGAGGACATAATCGCCACGAACCTCGGTCTGAGCGAGGTGGCCGACGCGGAGGCGTTCGAGTTGGAACTCGGTCCGAACAACTGCGCGGTGTCGCAGGCGGACTGA
- a CDS encoding alkaline phosphatase PhoX — MVDFTRRKLMATSAAAALGASVAGVASADEVEESDTPGAPSVDGSLKRFSTTAFGAEVTGPFVFHDGGLLYSLQHPSEENPEPFGRAAVGYFSGFNFQFDGTNDDFEEVGIPETEEEQRDVRAESGDYEILFYGREPINGGDELLGVTQTPDGQHIYREDALEPDREERPYFRGTQYGLAGSNPDCNQFVPTNDEETEGYLFTNWENSPGDVSRVPLSQDDDGEWHADMENAMNLSNTESLRAHGGTRINCYGDLSPWGTMISAEENYAHPRVNLTHKVSDIVEAGSGETLLGAAHFWNRPNPSEISTAISTYVEGGHLEEDFSPQGNWALTGVEFLAYYLGSDQNDQVDDQNLGTTPIDDVYPNPYRYGYFVDFREPAAEEPEAVKYYVMGRAAWECPDIEGDLKTVYGCSDGDSKGIYKFVADEPIPEYEDPMDVAGTLYAPKITNDAASAEESGERKSPAYVNLEVEWMELGHATNAEVESWVAEYDGVTQVDYLEAHAETNWADDPAAALREADLKVIRNGNQNYISNEDIVEWAEQYEEHGPDGVDDELRRIPFLETRAAAKEIGASIEFNKAEGVDSVDDAGPGDYVYFGISEFNDDMADDTGDIQMDRVDGGVVYRAELEDDYNVSTLKPVIVGPDFTDPASVADDALRNIDNVYTMRDGRVLCCEDGFGGPARSYPNDGLYVYEPASAGDTAEEAAEESEESEETETETEEAEGDETETEADDEDHTETDGHTETATETHTETATETDTETATGTHTGTATESAD, encoded by the coding sequence ATGGTCGACTTTACTCGGCGGAAGCTGATGGCGACGTCCGCGGCCGCCGCGCTCGGGGCGAGCGTGGCAGGGGTAGCGAGCGCAGACGAAGTAGAGGAGTCCGACACGCCGGGAGCGCCCAGTGTCGACGGAAGCCTCAAGCGGTTCTCGACGACGGCGTTCGGGGCGGAGGTGACGGGTCCGTTCGTCTTCCACGACGGGGGACTGCTGTACAGCCTACAGCACCCCTCCGAAGAGAACCCCGAGCCGTTCGGGCGGGCGGCGGTGGGCTACTTCAGCGGCTTCAACTTCCAGTTCGACGGGACCAACGACGACTTCGAGGAAGTCGGCATCCCGGAGACCGAAGAGGAACAGCGCGACGTCCGCGCCGAGAGCGGGGACTACGAGATACTGTTCTACGGACGCGAACCGATCAACGGCGGCGACGAACTGCTCGGCGTGACACAGACGCCGGACGGACAGCACATCTACCGCGAGGACGCCCTCGAACCGGACCGAGAGGAGCGGCCGTACTTCCGAGGCACGCAGTACGGACTCGCCGGGAGCAACCCCGACTGCAACCAGTTCGTCCCGACGAACGACGAGGAGACGGAGGGTTACCTCTTCACGAACTGGGAGAACAGTCCCGGCGACGTCTCGCGCGTTCCCCTTAGTCAGGACGACGACGGGGAGTGGCACGCCGACATGGAGAACGCGATGAACCTCTCGAACACCGAGTCGCTGCGCGCCCACGGCGGGACGCGCATCAACTGCTACGGCGACCTCAGCCCGTGGGGGACGATGATATCCGCCGAGGAGAACTACGCCCACCCGCGCGTCAACCTGACGCACAAAGTGAGCGACATCGTGGAGGCCGGGTCCGGCGAGACGCTCCTCGGGGCGGCGCACTTCTGGAACCGCCCGAACCCCAGCGAGATATCCACCGCGATATCGACGTACGTGGAGGGCGGTCACCTCGAAGAGGACTTCAGCCCGCAGGGTAACTGGGCGCTGACCGGCGTCGAGTTCCTCGCGTACTACCTCGGGTCCGACCAGAACGACCAGGTGGACGACCAGAACCTCGGGACGACGCCCATCGACGACGTCTACCCGAACCCCTATCGGTACGGCTACTTCGTCGACTTCCGCGAACCGGCGGCCGAGGAACCCGAAGCCGTGAAGTACTACGTGATGGGTCGGGCCGCCTGGGAGTGCCCGGACATCGAGGGCGACCTGAAGACCGTCTACGGCTGTTCGGACGGCGACAGCAAGGGCATCTACAAGTTCGTCGCCGACGAGCCAATCCCGGAGTACGAGGACCCGATGGACGTCGCCGGCACGCTGTACGCGCCGAAGATAACGAACGACGCCGCGAGCGCCGAGGAGTCCGGCGAGCGGAAGTCCCCGGCGTACGTCAACCTGGAGGTCGAGTGGATGGAACTCGGCCACGCGACGAACGCCGAGGTTGAGTCATGGGTCGCCGAGTACGACGGCGTCACGCAGGTCGACTACCTCGAAGCGCACGCCGAGACCAACTGGGCCGACGACCCGGCGGCGGCGCTCAGGGAGGCCGACCTCAAGGTCATCCGCAACGGCAACCAGAACTACATCTCGAACGAGGACATCGTCGAGTGGGCCGAGCAGTACGAGGAGCACGGCCCCGACGGCGTCGACGACGAACTGCGGCGCATTCCGTTCCTCGAAACCCGCGCGGCCGCAAAAGAGATCGGCGCGTCCATCGAGTTCAACAAGGCCGAGGGCGTCGACAGCGTCGACGACGCCGGACCGGGCGACTACGTCTACTTCGGCATCTCCGAGTTCAACGACGACATGGCGGACGACACGGGCGACATCCAGATGGACCGCGTCGACGGCGGCGTCGTCTACCGCGCCGAACTGGAGGACGACTACAACGTCTCGACGCTGAAACCCGTCATCGTCGGTCCGGACTTCACGGACCCGGCGAGCGTCGCGGACGACGCCCTTCGCAACATCGACAACGTCTACACGATGCGCGACGGGCGCGTGCTCTGCTGCGAGGACGGGTTCGGCGGTCCCGCCCGCTCGTACCCCAACGACGGTCTCTACGTCTACGAACCGGCGAGCGCGGGCGACACGGCCGAGGAGGCCGCCGAAGAGAGCGAAGAGAGCGAGGAGACCGAGACGGAAACTGAGGAAGCGGAAGGCGACGAGACGGAAACCGAAGCGGACGACGAGGACCACACCGAAACCGACGGTCACACCGAGACTGCGACCGAAACGCACACCGAAACCGCGACCGAGACGGACACCGAGACAGCGACCGGAACCCACACCGGAACCGCGACCGAGTCCGCCGACTGA
- a CDS encoding HAD family hydrolase: MEQYDLLYRLYEDSETETLRELQNFVDLFPPVDSRIALDYWQDASDELEKRKGEIRSSFAAGETFAEIAARATRDQTFTALDLHSKYGRAVNALVLDVDETLRSAGRTDNEIPRDTLHLLTEFHEAGVPIVICTGQTLENVKGFTIQGLGNELVHSGTVSIVYEAGTGVFTPGHGSTTKQLLYEELDESVREVFSEVRSRVLPQAPDDLRESVHLQGNEFNITLKPNFDIGSDPAAEVIDRGLRYLVDLLGGAVAAAVKGVDVDDGEEWSRAYYAAADPEVADVLAAEGAAPETAADDVPEQVAALFDRIDVAYYHADAAEIGSLELNKPNGVRAALDVLSVDDPFVLVMGDSKSDLRVMQWAEEADAGIAAAPEHASEDVLAHVRDTDELVYDRGDAASMLRIAYVLNLLDEH, encoded by the coding sequence ATGGAACAGTACGACCTCCTCTACCGCCTGTACGAGGACTCCGAGACGGAGACGCTCAGGGAGTTACAGAACTTCGTCGACCTGTTCCCGCCGGTCGACTCGCGCATCGCCTTAGACTACTGGCAGGACGCCAGCGACGAACTGGAAAAGCGGAAGGGCGAGATTCGCTCCTCGTTCGCCGCCGGGGAGACGTTCGCCGAGATAGCAGCGCGGGCGACGCGCGACCAGACGTTCACCGCACTCGATTTGCACTCGAAGTACGGGCGCGCGGTGAACGCCTTGGTCCTCGACGTCGACGAGACGCTCCGCTCGGCGGGCCGGACGGACAACGAGATTCCGCGGGACACGCTGCACCTTCTTACCGAGTTCCACGAGGCGGGCGTGCCCATCGTCATCTGTACCGGGCAGACCCTGGAGAACGTGAAGGGGTTCACCATCCAGGGTCTCGGCAACGAACTCGTCCACTCCGGAACCGTAAGCATCGTCTACGAGGCCGGCACCGGCGTGTTCACGCCGGGGCACGGGTCGACGACCAAGCAGTTGCTCTACGAGGAGTTGGACGAGTCGGTCCGCGAGGTGTTCTCGGAGGTCCGCTCGCGCGTCCTCCCGCAGGCGCCGGACGACCTGCGCGAGTCGGTTCACCTGCAGGGCAACGAGTTCAACATCACCCTCAAGCCGAACTTCGACATCGGGAGCGACCCCGCCGCCGAAGTCATCGACCGGGGGCTTCGCTACCTCGTCGACCTCCTCGGAGGAGCGGTCGCCGCCGCCGTCAAGGGCGTCGACGTCGACGACGGGGAGGAGTGGTCTCGGGCGTACTACGCCGCCGCCGACCCCGAAGTCGCGGACGTCCTCGCCGCCGAGGGCGCCGCGCCCGAGACGGCGGCCGACGACGTCCCCGAACAGGTCGCCGCCCTGTTCGACCGCATCGACGTGGCGTACTACCACGCCGACGCCGCCGAAATCGGTTCGCTGGAGTTGAACAAACCCAACGGCGTCCGGGCCGCCCTCGACGTGCTCTCCGTCGACGACCCGTTCGTGCTCGTGATGGGCGACAGCAAGTCGGACCTGCGCGTGATGCAGTGGGCCGAGGAGGCTGACGCCGGCATCGCCGCCGCGCCCGAACACGCCTCCGAGGACGTGTTGGCGCACGTCCGCGACACGGACGAACTGGTGTACGACCGCGGAGACGCGGCGTCAATGCTCCGCATCGCGTACGTGCTGAACCTCCTGGACGAGCACTGA
- a CDS encoding universal stress protein — MYDRILVPTDGSHATERAVENAVDLAKQYGATIHALYVVDSGTYASLEAGTDIVIESLETEGKEAVEHVVETAERAGVETTTSVESGSAYETILDYAEANDCDLIVMGTHGRSGLDRYLLGSVTEKVVRRSDVPVLTVRADEDEDE; from the coding sequence ATGTACGACCGAATCCTCGTGCCGACCGACGGAAGTCACGCCACCGAACGCGCCGTCGAGAACGCGGTCGACCTGGCCAAACAGTACGGCGCCACCATCCACGCCCTCTACGTCGTCGACTCCGGGACGTACGCTTCCTTGGAGGCGGGCACCGACATCGTCATCGAATCGCTGGAGACCGAGGGGAAGGAGGCCGTCGAACACGTCGTCGAGACGGCCGAACGCGCCGGCGTGGAAACGACGACCAGCGTGGAGTCGGGGTCGGCCTACGAGACCATCCTCGACTACGCGGAGGCGAACGACTGCGACCTCATCGTGATGGGGACGCACGGCCGGAGCGGCCTCGACCGCTACCTTCTCGGCAGCGTCACGGAGAAGGTGGTCCGCCGGTCCGACGTGCCGGTGTTGACCGTTCGGGCCGACGAGGACGAAGACGAGTGA
- a CDS encoding DUF7557 family protein: MPQIHLDEETVERLDSLRVEDEDYDEIVTELINIYEAQEMTLFHGGDEV; encoded by the coding sequence ATGCCTCAGATTCACCTCGACGAGGAGACGGTCGAGCGACTCGACTCCCTGCGCGTCGAAGACGAGGATTACGACGAAATCGTCACCGAACTCATCAACATCTACGAGGCCCAAGAGATGACGCTGTTCCACGGCGGCGACGAGGTCTAA